One window of the Chryseobacterium sp. CY350 genome contains the following:
- a CDS encoding DUF4407 domain-containing protein encodes MKNIQQTINQNSHQINWFQKFLMICSGGNIHILRKTPSEWNKFSGIGGIVLFTAIFATLSAGYAMYTIFDDLWIAVGFAILWGLMIFNLDRYIVSSIKKTGTWWNQILMSIPRLILATFLGIIISKPLELKIFEKEVNKQLNTIIQRNKKQLQGEMNGRILQQSGPFDTEKKQISDKIAQYQKSYDSAAVELEKEILGKQSGLTSGKEGFGPNAKRKQELKEQRRIDLENYRKQAAPRLEYLDKEISKVYTNLETERKSTETIEDKFNGFAARLQALDELGKNSAIIATAAAFIMGLFICLEISPVLVKLISQVGPYDYLLEKTENDFRLYSKEKIEKGNFLTDFRIDDFKDNLKK; translated from the coding sequence ATGAAAAATATTCAACAAACTATAAATCAGAACAGTCATCAGATTAATTGGTTTCAGAAATTTCTGATGATCTGCTCAGGAGGGAACATACATATCCTCAGAAAAACACCCAGTGAATGGAATAAATTCTCCGGAATTGGCGGCATTGTTTTATTTACCGCGATTTTTGCTACACTTTCAGCGGGCTATGCGATGTACACCATATTTGATGATCTATGGATCGCTGTAGGATTTGCAATTTTATGGGGTTTAATGATCTTTAATTTAGACAGATACATTGTTTCTTCCATTAAAAAAACAGGAACTTGGTGGAATCAGATTTTAATGTCTATACCAAGGCTGATTTTGGCTACGTTTTTAGGAATTATCATTTCTAAACCATTGGAACTGAAGATTTTCGAAAAAGAAGTCAACAAACAACTGAATACCATTATTCAAAGAAATAAAAAACAGCTTCAAGGCGAGATGAACGGGCGGATTCTGCAACAAAGCGGTCCTTTTGATACAGAAAAAAAGCAAATCTCAGATAAAATCGCTCAATATCAAAAATCTTACGATTCGGCTGCGGTAGAACTTGAAAAAGAGATTTTGGGTAAACAATCCGGTTTAACGAGTGGTAAAGAAGGATTCGGCCCGAACGCAAAACGTAAACAGGAACTTAAAGAGCAGCGAAGAATTGATCTGGAAAATTACCGAAAACAGGCTGCCCCAAGATTGGAATATTTAGATAAAGAGATTTCTAAAGTATACACCAATCTGGAAACCGAAAGAAAATCAACCGAAACCATTGAGGATAAATTTAACGGTTTTGCTGCGAGACTTCAGGCGTTAGATGAATTAGGGAAAAACTCAGCCATTATTGCAACTGCTGCTGCATTTATCATGGGACTTTTTATTTGTTTGGAAATTTCGCCAGTGTTGGTGAAGCTGATTTCTCAGGTTGGGCCGTATGATTATCTTCTGGAAAAAACCGAAAATGATTTC